One Streptomyces hundungensis DNA segment encodes these proteins:
- a CDS encoding MarR family winged helix-turn-helix transcriptional regulator encodes MSKVAPGPTPGFMVWRLANKWRVAVDRALAPLGLTHAQYSLVASLYGMQRAGERPSQRQLADHTGLEALYVSKLARALESAELIERTRDPRDPRAVQLALTKQGQTVARQAIDVVQELHQQLLEPLGGLDAPRTRVFTDELTALLDTPLTPSLPNNENTQGAPS; translated from the coding sequence ATGAGCAAGGTTGCACCGGGCCCCACGCCCGGCTTCATGGTGTGGCGGCTCGCCAACAAGTGGCGCGTCGCCGTCGATCGGGCACTGGCTCCGCTGGGGCTCACACATGCGCAGTACTCGCTGGTGGCGTCGCTGTACGGAATGCAGCGGGCCGGTGAGCGGCCCAGCCAGCGGCAACTCGCCGACCACACCGGCCTGGAGGCGCTGTACGTCTCGAAGCTGGCGCGCGCCCTGGAGTCGGCCGAGCTGATCGAGCGCACCCGCGATCCCCGCGATCCGCGCGCCGTACAGCTCGCCCTCACCAAGCAGGGGCAGACCGTCGCGCGGCAGGCCATCGACGTGGTGCAGGAACTGCACCAGCAGTTGCTGGAGCCGCTCGGCGGGCTCGACGCCCCACGGACGCGCGTCTTCACCGACGAGCTGACGGCCCTGCTCGACACACCTCTCACGCCATCTCTGCCGAACAACGAGAACACTC
- a CDS encoding DUF6099 family protein, translated as MDAVRLLKTSQHALAQSRAVLDIVAEAWQAQALAQAIGGHLAATGPPELRGEARGLSEAGGRGCAVLDHPGLRRDGIRAAQLSEVTDAASALTSLGALLGDVAMALVSVACATDEEGLYWQCMEAIDAADESGDRVRGMLRRLTLRERDRSAEILRDSTTGPP; from the coding sequence ATGGACGCGGTACGGCTCCTGAAAACCAGCCAACACGCCCTGGCCCAAAGCCGGGCGGTTCTCGACATCGTGGCCGAGGCCTGGCAGGCACAAGCCCTCGCCCAGGCCATCGGCGGCCACCTCGCGGCCACCGGCCCCCCGGAACTGCGGGGCGAGGCCCGAGGCCTCAGTGAGGCGGGCGGCCGGGGCTGCGCCGTACTCGACCACCCGGGCCTGCGGCGCGACGGCATCCGCGCCGCCCAACTCTCCGAAGTGACCGACGCGGCAAGCGCGTTGACCTCCCTCGGCGCCCTGCTGGGCGACGTCGCCATGGCCTTGGTCTCCGTGGCCTGCGCCACGGACGAAGAGGGCCTGTACTGGCAGTGCATGGAGGCCATCGACGCCGCCGACGAATCGGGCGACCGGGTCCGCGGCATGCTGCGCCGGCTCACCTTACGAGAGCGCGACAGATCGGCCGAGATCCTGCGCGACTCGACCACCGGCCCGCCATGA
- a CDS encoding nucleotide pyrophosphohydrolase, whose translation MNHRLDVPALQNRLAAFAAARHWQPHHTPKNLAAALSVEASELLEIFQWLTPEESGRVMADPETAHRVTDEVADVLAYLLQFCEGLGIDPLAALAAKIDRNELRFPAPESHKAPNNPSTNTESHSSE comes from the coding sequence GTGAACCACCGACTCGACGTACCGGCCCTGCAAAACAGGCTCGCCGCCTTCGCCGCCGCCCGCCACTGGCAGCCGCACCACACCCCGAAGAACCTTGCCGCCGCCCTCAGCGTCGAGGCCTCGGAACTGCTCGAAATCTTCCAATGGCTGACCCCGGAGGAATCGGGCCGGGTGATGGCCGACCCCGAGACGGCCCACCGCGTCACCGACGAAGTCGCCGACGTCCTCGCCTATTTGCTCCAGTTCTGCGAAGGACTCGGCATCGACCCGCTGGCGGCCCTCGCCGCCAAGATCGACCGCAATGAACTGCGCTTCCCCGCACCGGAATCCCACAAGGCCCCGAACAACCCGTCTACGAACACGGAGAGTCACTCTTCCGAGTGA
- a CDS encoding AAA family ATPase, protein MTTATTSRDRTGRPDRPTVTELRLSAFRTHRGATIPLGPLTLITGPSGSGKTSVLEAFEALAGLGAGATLGSVFRDPSGCVPERAGADAQGRRGFRIGCTVDGPAGPVRLDLAVQAEPELRVVGERLTSEGQTLLSTALRDPGRSTVQAAWHTAGAVPVTRAPLPDDRLGTALLPLRVAGKTEGQLRVLAAAEQVVVALRSVFPCDPQPHRMREPVVPGQDGGGRLRRGCDNLAEILRRTRTECGIRHGRLVSAARAGCVGPVTGLTTEEHANGTLRAVLARGTTLHGTPVDRLGEGELRYLALALVLLTGPGVLAVDTVAEVPPAMQTLTVVADGLDRALDPRQSRELIALAAEMCARGHIRLLAAVGDAGSRETHGATVVDLGP, encoded by the coding sequence ATGACCACCGCGACCACCAGCAGGGACCGAACCGGCCGCCCCGATCGCCCCACCGTCACCGAACTGAGGCTCTCCGCCTTCCGGACCCACCGCGGCGCCACCATCCCGCTCGGCCCCCTCACTCTGATCACCGGGCCCAGCGGCAGCGGCAAGACCAGCGTCCTGGAAGCCTTCGAAGCCCTCGCCGGACTCGGCGCGGGCGCCACCCTCGGATCCGTCTTCCGCGACCCCTCGGGCTGCGTACCCGAACGCGCGGGCGCCGACGCCCAGGGCCGCCGCGGCTTCCGCATCGGCTGCACCGTCGACGGCCCCGCCGGTCCCGTCCGCCTCGACCTCGCCGTCCAGGCCGAACCCGAACTCCGCGTCGTCGGCGAACGGTTGACGAGCGAAGGACAGACCCTCCTCAGCACCGCCCTGCGCGACCCGGGCCGCTCCACCGTCCAGGCGGCCTGGCACACCGCGGGCGCGGTCCCCGTCACCCGCGCCCCGCTGCCCGACGACCGGCTCGGCACCGCACTGCTGCCCCTGCGGGTGGCGGGCAAGACGGAAGGGCAGCTGCGCGTCCTGGCCGCCGCCGAACAAGTCGTCGTCGCCCTGCGCTCGGTGTTCCCCTGCGACCCCCAGCCCCACCGCATGCGCGAACCCGTCGTCCCCGGCCAGGACGGCGGAGGCCGGCTCCGGCGCGGCTGCGACAACCTCGCCGAGATCCTGCGGCGCACCCGCACCGAATGCGGCATCCGGCACGGCCGGCTCGTCAGCGCCGCCCGCGCCGGCTGCGTCGGCCCCGTCACGGGCCTCACCACCGAAGAACACGCCAACGGCACCTTACGAGCCGTCCTCGCCCGCGGCACCACCCTGCACGGCACCCCCGTCGACCGGCTCGGCGAGGGCGAACTGCGCTACCTCGCCCTCGCCCTCGTGCTGCTCACCGGGCCCGGCGTCCTGGCCGTGGACACCGTCGCCGAAGTGCCACCCGCGATGCAGACCCTCACCGTCGTCGCCGACGGACTCGACCGCGCCCTCGACCCCCGGCAGAGCCGCGAACTCATCGCGCTGGCCGCCGAGATGTGCGCCCGCGGCCACATCCGCCTCCTCGCCGCCGTCGGCGACGCGGGCAGCCGGGAAACCCACGGGGCCACGGTGGTAGACCTGGGGCCGTGA
- a CDS encoding cell division protein SepF has product MSRYDVTDEQWEGLAQVVPLRGRNEWPSRADHTTIPGDYAAVEQRRFVVLRVQIFADAREVAEYLIAQIPVLLDLTGADPEVAKRILDFSTGVVFGLGSGMHRVDRNVFLLAPAGTEVEGIAAAAVPHP; this is encoded by the coding sequence GTGAGCAGGTACGACGTCACCGACGAACAGTGGGAGGGGCTCGCCCAGGTCGTTCCGCTGCGCGGTCGCAACGAATGGCCGTCCAGAGCCGACCACACCACCATCCCCGGCGACTACGCGGCCGTCGAACAGCGGCGCTTCGTCGTCCTGCGGGTCCAGATCTTCGCGGACGCCCGCGAAGTGGCCGAATACCTCATCGCCCAGATCCCGGTCCTGCTCGACCTGACCGGCGCCGACCCCGAAGTCGCCAAGCGCATCCTCGACTTCAGCACCGGCGTCGTCTTCGGCCTGGGCAGCGGCATGCACCGCGTCGACCGCAACGTCTTCCTGCTCGCCCCGGCCGGCACCGAAGTGGAAGGCATCGCCGCGGCGGCAGTACCGCACCCCTGA
- a CDS encoding Fur family transcriptional regulator, whose protein sequence is MSDLLERLRGRGWRMTSQRRVVAEVLNGDHVHLTADEVHVRAARLLPEISRATVYNTLGELVLLGEVMEVSTDGRAKRYDPNAHRPHQHLVCSRCGTIRDVHPTGDPLVDLPPGERFGFTLSGADVTYRGVCPACA, encoded by the coding sequence ATGAGTGACCTGCTCGAACGGCTGCGAGGGCGCGGCTGGCGCATGACCTCCCAGCGGCGCGTCGTCGCGGAGGTCCTGAACGGCGACCACGTGCACCTCACCGCCGACGAGGTGCACGTCCGCGCGGCCCGGCTGCTCCCCGAGATCTCCCGGGCGACCGTCTACAACACCCTGGGCGAACTCGTCCTGCTCGGCGAGGTCATGGAGGTCTCCACCGACGGCCGCGCCAAGCGCTACGACCCCAACGCCCACCGGCCCCACCAGCACTTGGTGTGCTCGCGCTGCGGCACCATCCGCGACGTCCACCCGACCGGCGACCCGCTGGTGGACCTGCCTCCCGGGGAACGGTTCGGCTTCACCCTGTCCGGCGCCGACGTCACCTACCGCGGAGTGTGCCCCGCCTGCGCCTAG
- the katG gene encoding catalase/peroxidase HPI, whose amino-acid sequence MSENPDAIVTDAKTEGTGGCPVAHQRAPHPTQGGGNRQWWPERLNVKILAKNPAVANPLGEDFDYAEAFSSLDLPAVKRDIAEVLTTSQDWWPADFGNYGPLMIRMAWHSAGTYRISDGRGGAGAGQQRFAPLNSWPDNVSLDKARRLLWPVKKKYGKSISWADLLVLTGNVALETMGFKTFGFGGGRADVWEPDEDVYWGPETNWLDDQRYTGDRELENPLGAVQMGLIYVNPEGPNGNPDPIAAARDIRETFRRMAMNDEETVALIAGGHTFGKTHGAGPSEAVGDDPEAASMEQQGLGWRNTHGTGVGPDAITSGLEGIWTNTPTTWDNSFFEILFGYEWELFKSPAGAHQWRPKDGAGSDTVPDAFDASKKHAPTMLTTDLSLRFDPAYEQISRRFLADPEAFADAFARAWYKLTHRDMGPVVRYLGPEVPSEELLWQDPLPARTYELIDAEDIASLKEKVLASGLTVSQLVSTAWAAASSFRGSDKRGGANGGRIRLQPQAGWEVNEPDELATVLRTLEGIRSAFNAERSDGKQISLADLVVLAGGAAVEKAAKDGGVAVEVPFAAGRVDASQEQTDVESFAALEPTADGFRNYLGKGNRLPAEYLLLDKANLLTLSAPELTVLVGGLRVLGATYQQSAHGVFTDTPGRLTNDFFVNLLDLGTTWKATSEDQNTFEGRDSATDRVRWTGTRADLVFGSNSELRAVAEVYASDDAKEKFVRDFVAAWTKVMNLDRFDLV is encoded by the coding sequence ATGTCCGAGAACCCCGATGCAATCGTCACCGATGCCAAGACGGAGGGCACCGGCGGCTGCCCGGTGGCGCACCAGCGCGCCCCGCACCCGACGCAGGGCGGCGGCAACCGCCAGTGGTGGCCGGAGCGGCTCAATGTGAAGATCCTCGCCAAGAACCCCGCCGTGGCCAATCCGCTCGGTGAGGACTTCGACTACGCCGAGGCGTTCAGCTCCCTCGACCTTCCGGCGGTCAAGCGGGACATCGCCGAGGTCCTGACGACCTCCCAGGACTGGTGGCCCGCCGACTTCGGCAACTACGGCCCGCTGATGATCCGTATGGCGTGGCACAGCGCGGGCACCTACCGGATCAGCGACGGCCGGGGTGGTGCCGGGGCCGGGCAGCAGCGTTTCGCGCCGCTCAACAGCTGGCCGGACAACGTGAGCCTCGACAAGGCGCGCCGGCTGCTGTGGCCGGTCAAGAAGAAGTACGGCAAGAGCATCTCGTGGGCCGACCTGCTGGTGCTCACCGGCAATGTGGCCCTGGAGACGATGGGCTTCAAGACGTTCGGCTTCGGCGGTGGCCGCGCCGATGTGTGGGAGCCCGACGAGGACGTGTACTGGGGTCCCGAGACCAACTGGCTCGACGACCAGCGCTACACCGGCGACCGTGAGCTGGAGAACCCGCTCGGCGCGGTCCAGATGGGTCTGATCTACGTCAACCCCGAGGGCCCCAACGGCAACCCGGACCCGATCGCCGCGGCGCGCGACATCCGGGAGACGTTCCGCCGGATGGCGATGAACGACGAGGAGACCGTCGCGCTGATCGCCGGTGGTCACACCTTCGGCAAGACGCACGGCGCGGGCCCGTCCGAGGCGGTCGGTGACGACCCCGAGGCCGCCTCCATGGAGCAGCAGGGCCTCGGCTGGCGCAACACCCACGGCACCGGTGTGGGTCCCGACGCGATCACCAGCGGTCTCGAGGGCATCTGGACCAACACACCGACCACCTGGGACAACAGCTTCTTCGAGATCCTCTTCGGCTACGAGTGGGAGCTGTTCAAGAGCCCGGCCGGTGCCCACCAGTGGCGGCCGAAGGACGGCGCCGGTTCGGACACCGTGCCGGACGCCTTCGACGCGTCGAAGAAGCACGCCCCGACGATGCTGACGACCGACCTCTCGCTCCGCTTCGACCCGGCGTACGAGCAGATCTCGCGGCGTTTCCTGGCGGACCCGGAGGCGTTCGCGGACGCCTTCGCCCGTGCCTGGTACAAGCTGACCCACCGCGACATGGGTCCGGTCGTACGCTACCTCGGGCCGGAGGTCCCCTCCGAGGAGCTCCTGTGGCAGGACCCGCTGCCGGCCCGGACGTACGAGCTCATCGACGCCGAGGACATCGCCTCCCTCAAGGAGAAGGTCCTCGCCTCGGGGCTCACGGTGTCGCAGCTGGTGTCGACGGCGTGGGCGGCCGCGTCCTCGTTCCGCGGCAGTGACAAGCGCGGTGGCGCCAACGGCGGGCGCATCCGCTTGCAGCCGCAGGCCGGCTGGGAGGTGAACGAGCCCGACGAGCTGGCGACGGTCCTGCGCACCCTCGAAGGCATCCGTTCGGCGTTCAACGCGGAGCGGTCCGACGGCAAGCAGATCTCGCTGGCCGATCTGGTGGTGCTGGCCGGAGGGGCCGCCGTGGAGAAGGCGGCGAAGGACGGCGGGGTCGCCGTCGAGGTGCCGTTCGCGGCGGGCCGGGTGGACGCCTCGCAGGAGCAGACGGACGTGGAGTCCTTCGCCGCCCTGGAGCCGACGGCCGACGGGTTCCGCAACTACCTGGGCAAGGGCAACCGGCTGCCGGCCGAGTACCTGCTGCTCGACAAGGCGAACCTGCTGACGCTGAGCGCCCCCGAGCTGACGGTCCTCGTCGGCGGTCTGCGGGTCCTGGGCGCCACCTACCAGCAGTCCGCGCACGGCGTGTTCACCGACACCCCGGGGAGGCTCACCAACGACTTCTTCGTGAACCTGCTCGACCTGGGGACGACGTGGAAGGCGACGTCGGAGGACCAGAACACCTTCGAGGGCCGTGACAGCGCCACGGACCGCGTCCGCTGGACCGGCACCCGCGCCGACCTGGTGTTCGGCTCCAACTCGGAGCTCCGCGCGGTCGCCGAGGTGTACGCGAGCGACGACGCGAAGGAGAAGTTCGTGCGCGACTTCGTGGCGGCGTGGACCAAGGTCATGAACCTGGACCGCTTCGACCTGGTCTGA
- a CDS encoding restriction endonuclease: MTMPVRRHPAVAQRRRQAFSLRTTALGFGLVALVIWGVALTFRTAVQPHSHPLGAVLTLLALLLLSTAAIRGSRMRRAARGSALEAVVAPEPPAPVLPPTVGAPEAPDCADIDPLAFEDAVSRLCERDGCSDVRVVGGAGDLGADVLATTPDGRRLVIQCKCYGPGHKVGSQDLQRFGGTCYAVHDAELAVVVTTSEFTDPALGYAEQCAILCFDGTFLRAWNNGTGPAPWELPAL, from the coding sequence ATGACGATGCCGGTCCGCCGTCACCCCGCCGTCGCCCAGCGTCGGCGTCAGGCGTTCAGTCTGCGCACCACCGCGCTGGGGTTCGGTCTGGTCGCCCTCGTCATCTGGGGAGTGGCGCTGACGTTCCGGACGGCCGTGCAGCCGCACTCCCATCCGCTGGGCGCCGTACTGACGCTGCTCGCCCTGCTGTTGCTGTCCACCGCGGCGATACGCGGCAGTCGCATGCGCCGCGCGGCACGCGGGTCGGCGCTGGAGGCGGTCGTGGCGCCGGAGCCGCCGGCGCCCGTGCTGCCGCCCACCGTGGGCGCCCCGGAGGCACCCGACTGCGCCGACATCGACCCCCTCGCCTTCGAGGACGCGGTGTCGCGGCTGTGCGAGCGCGACGGCTGCTCGGACGTGCGGGTGGTGGGCGGCGCGGGCGACCTCGGCGCGGATGTCCTGGCCACCACACCGGACGGCCGCAGGCTCGTCATCCAGTGCAAGTGCTACGGGCCGGGCCACAAGGTGGGCTCGCAGGACCTTCAGCGCTTCGGCGGCACCTGTTACGCGGTGCACGACGCCGAACTGGCCGTGGTGGTCACCACCAGCGAGTTCACCGACCCGGCCCTCGGCTATGCCGAGCAGTGCGCCATCCTCTGCTTCGACGGTACGTTCCTGCGGGCCTGGAACAACGGGACGGGCCCCGCGCCGTGGGAGCTCCCCGCGCTGTGA
- a CDS encoding class I SAM-dependent methyltransferase: protein MLTTDHASWGHTASTGLGFTHEEIVDAHFAACAPHYRAALDEVGLRPGLHVLDAGCGSGAFLPWLCDLVGPDGRISAIDLAEENAALAAERLGHHRESGTFEVRQGDVGDLPYEDDSFDAVWCANTTQYLDDAELARALAEFRRVVRPGGLVAVKDLDASLISAGPGDPFQFTDFFRRAANTPGYARQLLRTRRLHRALEEAGLVSVRQRTTLIEHHAPLEPAALDFYTQACASIARQASDADVPGDWAPFLDPDGADHPLRRPHGYISEGNTLAVGTVPALP, encoded by the coding sequence ATGCTGACGACAGACCACGCCTCCTGGGGGCACACCGCCTCGACCGGCCTCGGCTTCACCCACGAGGAGATCGTCGACGCCCACTTCGCCGCCTGCGCACCGCACTACCGGGCCGCACTCGACGAGGTGGGCCTGCGCCCCGGCCTGCACGTCCTGGACGCGGGCTGCGGCAGCGGCGCGTTCCTGCCCTGGCTCTGCGACCTGGTCGGCCCCGACGGCCGCATCTCGGCGATCGACCTGGCCGAGGAGAACGCGGCGCTCGCCGCCGAACGCCTGGGCCATCACCGCGAATCCGGCACCTTCGAGGTCCGCCAGGGCGACGTGGGCGACCTTCCCTACGAGGACGACTCCTTCGACGCCGTGTGGTGCGCCAACACCACCCAGTACCTCGACGACGCCGAACTCGCCCGCGCGCTGGCCGAGTTCCGGCGCGTGGTGCGACCGGGCGGACTCGTCGCCGTCAAGGACCTGGACGCCTCGCTCATCAGCGCGGGCCCCGGCGACCCCTTCCAGTTCACCGACTTCTTCCGGCGCGCCGCCAACACCCCCGGATACGCACGGCAGTTGTTGCGTACCCGCCGTCTGCACCGCGCGCTGGAGGAGGCGGGCCTGGTGTCGGTGCGGCAGCGAACGACGCTGATCGAGCACCACGCCCCGCTGGAACCGGCGGCCCTGGACTTCTATACGCAGGCGTGCGCAAGCATCGCCCGCCAGGCGAGCGACGCCGATGTCCCCGGCGACTGGGCGCCGTTCCTCGACCCGGACGGCGCGGACCACCCGCTGCGCCGGCCGCACGGCTACATCAGCGAGGGCAACACGCTCGCCGTCGGTACGGTCCCGGCGCTGCCCTGA
- a CDS encoding alpha/beta fold hydrolase codes for MPDTARPALLPVVLLHALPLGSLMWRAQASALRARGHTVLTPDQRGFGTTPLGAEPPSLDTVADDVAALLDEHGIQEVALAGCSMGGYVAMAFLRRHPGRVRALALFATRATADTPRAAAERRTFADLILDDTRRDHLVAGTTPLLLGAGTRERRPDLVEEVLTMAKGASPEAVAWAQRAIAERADSLPVLRATDLPALVVTGAEDELVAAPDAAATADALPRGRLVTLPGVGHLQPLEAPDEVTDLLTTLLDDATTPDRNGYGTC; via the coding sequence ATGCCCGACACCGCCCGGCCCGCACTCCTGCCCGTCGTCCTGCTGCACGCCCTGCCGCTCGGCTCCCTCATGTGGCGCGCCCAGGCCAGCGCCCTGCGCGCCCGCGGCCACACCGTCCTCACCCCCGACCAGCGCGGCTTCGGCACCACCCCCCTGGGCGCCGAGCCGCCCAGCCTCGACACCGTGGCCGACGACGTCGCCGCCCTCCTCGACGAGCACGGCATCCAGGAGGTGGCGCTCGCCGGATGCTCGATGGGCGGCTATGTGGCGATGGCGTTCCTGCGTCGCCACCCCGGCCGGGTCCGCGCCCTGGCCCTGTTCGCCACCCGGGCCACCGCCGACACGCCCCGCGCGGCCGCCGAACGCCGCACGTTCGCCGACCTGATCCTCGACGACACCCGCCGCGACCACCTGGTCGCAGGGACCACCCCGCTGCTCCTGGGCGCGGGCACCCGGGAGCGCCGCCCCGACCTGGTCGAGGAGGTCCTGACCATGGCGAAGGGGGCCTCGCCCGAGGCGGTGGCCTGGGCGCAGCGCGCCATCGCGGAACGCGCCGACTCCCTGCCCGTCCTGCGCGCCACCGATCTGCCCGCCCTCGTCGTCACGGGCGCCGAGGACGAACTCGTCGCCGCGCCGGACGCCGCCGCCACGGCCGACGCCCTGCCGCGCGGCCGGCTCGTCACCCTGCCCGGCGTGGGCCACCTCCAGCCGCTGGAGGCACCGGACGAGGTCACCGACCTCCTCACCACCCTGCTCGACGACGCCACCACACCGGATCGGAACGGGTACGGCACATGCTGA
- a CDS encoding LysR family transcriptional regulator substrate-binding protein: MPPAPPATPAESQAPGRPVRLGIHGARHLATRIITGAGHRPEDVEFVPYDVAEPFRPLREHTVDVMIVKYGLQEPDVAVSGPVAHDGRALIVGAGHPLADRASVSIEEAAPYDAFSCPGEFPPYVWDLVVPRHTPAGVPIRRVHPMTTVEGMVEILATTHAVHVSFQSLDAVLPPHIRAVPLHDLPPAPVTLAWLRDTPLTPRAAALVADAERNAP; encoded by the coding sequence ATGCCCCCCGCCCCGCCCGCCACCCCGGCCGAGAGCCAAGCTCCCGGCCGCCCCGTCCGCCTGGGCATCCACGGCGCCCGCCACCTCGCCACCCGCATCATCACCGGCGCGGGCCACCGTCCCGAGGACGTGGAGTTCGTCCCGTACGACGTCGCCGAGCCGTTCCGCCCGCTGCGCGAACACACCGTGGACGTCATGATCGTCAAATACGGCCTCCAGGAGCCGGACGTAGCCGTCAGCGGCCCCGTGGCCCACGACGGGCGGGCGCTGATCGTCGGCGCCGGCCACCCCCTCGCGGACCGCGCGTCGGTGTCGATCGAAGAAGCCGCCCCCTACGACGCGTTCTCCTGCCCGGGTGAATTCCCGCCCTACGTATGGGACTTGGTGGTGCCGCGGCACACCCCCGCCGGCGTCCCGATCCGGCGCGTCCACCCGATGACCACCGTCGAGGGCATGGTCGAGATCCTCGCCACCACCCACGCCGTCCATGTGTCCTTCCAGTCGCTCGACGCGGTGCTGCCGCCCCACATCAGGGCCGTCCCCCTCCACGACCTGCCCCCCGCCCCCGTGACCCTGGCCTGGCTGCGCGACACGCCCCTCACGCCGCGCGCCGCCGCCCTGGTCGCCGACGCCGAACGGAACGCCCCCTGA
- a CDS encoding DUF6182 family protein, protein MNPHTLHAPRAPGDIRQHPTGAARLGPELLLAVAAERLRAARPELAARADLTTPQGLLDARAALTADEEGDPAGSPLVVAVIGRFDLPRWVAETCRFALALPREPAATWRRAFTRTVFLAGRPDNLTERFTFDHMAEDGSTAWAGPAPQETTTALRRLLKTLDASRELSAWSPVTVEVPGAPPEGAARPPVHRDLCIATARVTVSQLLVQVNHLLVEAVLDQLIAPGDRLTLRAVPRLTGPAVPFAALRVDADPRRAHQLRAYAGLTEEI, encoded by the coding sequence ATGAACCCCCACACCCTCCACGCCCCGCGCGCACCGGGCGACATACGCCAGCACCCGACGGGCGCGGCGCGCCTGGGACCCGAGCTGCTGCTCGCCGTCGCGGCCGAGCGACTGCGCGCGGCCCGCCCCGAACTGGCCGCGCGGGCCGACCTGACCACCCCCCAGGGCCTGCTCGACGCGCGGGCCGCCCTCACCGCCGACGAGGAAGGCGACCCGGCCGGCTCCCCTCTGGTCGTCGCCGTCATCGGCCGCTTCGACCTGCCGCGGTGGGTCGCCGAAACCTGTCGCTTCGCGCTGGCCCTGCCGCGGGAGCCGGCCGCGACATGGCGGCGGGCCTTCACCCGCACCGTCTTCCTCGCGGGCCGGCCGGACAACCTCACCGAACGGTTCACCTTCGACCACATGGCCGAGGACGGCTCCACGGCGTGGGCGGGCCCCGCCCCGCAGGAGACCACCACCGCCCTGCGCCGCCTGCTCAAGACGCTCGACGCCTCCCGCGAGCTCTCCGCGTGGAGCCCCGTCACCGTCGAGGTGCCCGGCGCGCCCCCCGAAGGAGCGGCGCGCCCACCCGTCCACCGCGACCTCTGCATCGCCACGGCGCGGGTCACCGTCTCCCAGCTCCTGGTCCAGGTCAACCACCTCCTCGTCGAGGCGGTCCTGGACCAACTGATCGCCCCCGGAGACCGGTTGACCCTGCGCGCCGTACCCCGCCTCACCGGGCCGGCCGTCCCCTTCGCCGCCCTGCGCGTCGACGCCGACCCCCGGCGCGCCCACCAACTCCGCGCCTACGCCGGACTGACCGAGGAGATCTGA